One Bradyrhizobium zhanjiangense DNA segment encodes these proteins:
- a CDS encoding NAD(P)/FAD-dependent oxidoreductase, which yields MNASVTRRNAILGITAAATSLAAPSILRAQSAGRIVVVGGGFGGATCARALKRADAKLQITLIEPNRTFISCPFSNEVIAGLRDMEAQQFGYDKLAAEGISVVAQAATTIDTQKRSVTAADGEAFGYDRLVLSPGIDFHVEALPGYDDAASEKMPHAWKAGPQTLLLRRQLEAMADGGTVAIAIPANPSRCPPAPYERASLIAHYLKTTKPRSKVLILDAKDAFSQQRLFERAWKELYGDMIERVALSQGGRVTSVDAASKTIVTEFGNYTPDVANVIPPQRAGRIAEIAGAADATGWCPIDPVTFESKLVKDIHVIGDACLGGGIPKSASAASAQGKACAAAIIALLAGRTPEAPRLTGVCYTTVAPGYGFSLAGNYQPKGDIFAEVEGGATSPVDAPRELRTREAAEAEHWFQTITADCFG from the coding sequence ATGAACGCGTCGGTGACACGGCGGAATGCCATCCTCGGCATCACCGCCGCGGCCACATCGCTCGCCGCACCTTCGATCCTGCGCGCGCAATCGGCGGGCCGCATTGTCGTGGTCGGCGGCGGCTTTGGCGGCGCGACTTGCGCCCGCGCACTCAAGCGCGCTGACGCGAAATTGCAGATTACCCTGATCGAGCCGAACAGGACTTTCATCTCCTGCCCCTTCAGCAACGAGGTAATCGCGGGCCTGCGCGATATGGAAGCGCAGCAGTTCGGTTACGATAAGCTCGCCGCCGAGGGCATCAGCGTCGTCGCTCAGGCTGCGACGACCATCGACACGCAAAAGCGCAGCGTGACGGCCGCCGATGGCGAAGCGTTTGGTTATGACCGTCTCGTGCTCTCGCCCGGTATCGACTTCCATGTCGAGGCTCTGCCCGGCTACGACGACGCTGCGTCGGAAAAGATGCCCCACGCCTGGAAAGCTGGTCCGCAGACACTGCTGCTGCGCAGGCAGTTGGAGGCGATGGCGGACGGTGGCACGGTCGCGATTGCGATCCCGGCCAATCCCTCGCGTTGCCCGCCGGCACCTTACGAGCGCGCCAGCCTGATCGCGCATTATCTCAAGACCACGAAGCCACGCTCGAAAGTCCTGATCCTCGATGCCAAGGACGCCTTCTCCCAGCAGCGGCTATTCGAGAGAGCTTGGAAAGAGCTCTACGGCGACATGATCGAGCGCGTCGCGCTGTCGCAAGGCGGCCGCGTCACCTCGGTCGATGCGGCGAGCAAGACCATCGTCACCGAGTTCGGCAACTACACGCCTGACGTTGCCAACGTCATTCCGCCGCAGCGCGCCGGGCGCATTGCCGAGATCGCAGGCGCTGCGGATGCCACCGGCTGGTGCCCGATTGATCCTGTCACTTTCGAATCGAAGCTCGTCAAAGACATCCACGTCATCGGCGACGCCTGCCTCGGCGGCGGCATTCCCAAATCGGCTTCCGCTGCAAGCGCGCAAGGCAAGGCTTGCGCCGCCGCGATCATCGCTTTGCTCGCGGGCCGCACGCCGGAAGCGCCGCGGCTGACGGGCGTCTGCTACACCACCGTCGCACCTGGCTACGGCTTTTCGCTTGCCGGCAACTACCAGCCGAAAGGCGACATCTTCGCCGAGGTCGAAGGCGGCGCGACCAGCCCGGTCGATGCCCCGCGCGAGCTGCGCACCCGCGAGGCAGCCGAGGCGGAGCACTGGTTTCAAACCATTACGGCGGATTGTTTTGGCTAA
- the soxX gene encoding sulfur oxidation c-type cytochrome SoxX: MIVAALVAANLTLAGGATAKDLVPYKIVSDGIPASLTGSPGDAARGRALVLARTTTCILCHSGPFPETRFQGDLAPDLTGAGNRWTASQLRLRLVDASRFNPQTIMPSYYRKDDLVRVGRSFAGKPILSAAEIEDIVAFLATLRD, from the coding sequence TTGATTGTCGCTGCGCTGGTCGCAGCAAATCTTACACTTGCGGGTGGTGCGACTGCCAAAGACCTAGTGCCTTACAAGATCGTTAGCGATGGCATTCCGGCTTCCCTCACGGGCTCGCCGGGCGATGCCGCGCGCGGACGCGCGCTGGTGCTGGCACGCACGACGACTTGCATCCTCTGCCATTCCGGTCCCTTCCCGGAAACGCGTTTCCAAGGTGATCTTGCGCCCGATCTCACCGGTGCCGGGAACCGCTGGACGGCGAGCCAGTTACGGCTTCGGCTGGTCGATGCGTCGCGCTTCAACCCGCAGACCATCATGCCGTCCTACTATCGCAAGGATGACCTCGTGCGTGTTGGACGCAGTTTCGCCGGCAAGCCAATATTATCGGCTGCGGAGATCGAGGACATCGTGGCCTTTCTTGCAACGCTTCGGGACTAG
- a CDS encoding SoxY-related AACIE arm protein has product MPTTRRQFLSLAGSVTAAGAIPIIALRPLEATPAMLTTAIRNIVGEAQIRTGKVKLDIPPLVENGNTVPMTVSVASPMTADDYVKTIHVFNEKNPQPNIGNFHLGPSSGRAQVSTRIRLADSQKVVAIARLSDDTFWQVAADVVVTLAACTEEIN; this is encoded by the coding sequence ATGCCGACCACGCGACGCCAATTCTTGAGCCTTGCCGGCAGCGTGACGGCCGCCGGCGCGATCCCAATCATCGCGCTGCGGCCGCTCGAGGCGACGCCGGCGATGCTCACCACCGCGATCCGCAATATCGTCGGTGAGGCACAAATTCGCACCGGCAAGGTCAAGCTCGACATTCCACCGCTGGTCGAGAACGGCAACACGGTGCCGATGACGGTGAGCGTCGCAAGCCCGATGACGGCGGACGATTACGTCAAGACCATCCACGTCTTCAACGAGAAGAACCCGCAGCCGAACATCGGCAATTTCCATCTCGGCCCTTCGTCCGGCCGCGCCCAGGTCTCGACCCGGATCCGGCTCGCCGACAGCCAGAAGGTGGTGGCGATCGCGCGTCTGTCCGACGATACCTTCTGGCAGGTCGCCGCCGACGTCGTCGTGACGTTGGCCGCCTGCACCGAGGAGATCAACTGA